From a region of the Streptomyces caniferus genome:
- a CDS encoding LPXTG cell wall anchor domain-containing protein, giving the protein MARFYEQHGRRPGRAAGLAAAVAMAAGSAVMLTAPAAHAEVVDVNYQCKTPIGNKGAVSPIDIRSTPSGGAYKLVMSFQKGVSSSPVELGKGAMKPSALIRLGGAESGTVPVAGPPNDQAIPANTPIKISDLSGTYTPKGKGKVTFTAATLTIKALGTTTTCTPGNHPGPSLTLDVKGTGGSGGGAGGASGGTGSATTGGGSSGGQLPQTGPADSAVALGTLGGTVLLAGAAGALWLTRRHQRV; this is encoded by the coding sequence GTGGCCCGCTTCTACGAACAGCACGGCAGGCGCCCGGGCCGGGCGGCCGGCCTCGCCGCGGCCGTGGCGATGGCGGCGGGGTCCGCGGTGATGCTCACCGCCCCGGCTGCCCATGCCGAGGTCGTCGACGTCAACTACCAGTGCAAAACGCCGATCGGCAACAAGGGCGCGGTCTCGCCCATCGACATCAGGAGCACCCCCAGTGGTGGTGCGTACAAGCTCGTCATGTCCTTCCAGAAGGGTGTCTCCTCCAGCCCCGTCGAACTGGGCAAGGGCGCGATGAAGCCGAGCGCGCTGATCCGGTTGGGCGGTGCGGAGAGCGGTACGGTGCCGGTCGCCGGGCCGCCGAACGACCAGGCCATACCGGCCAACACCCCCATCAAGATCAGTGACTTGAGCGGGACGTACACCCCCAAGGGCAAAGGCAAGGTCACCTTCACCGCCGCCACGCTCACCATCAAGGCGCTGGGCACCACCACCACGTGCACGCCCGGCAACCACCCCGGGCCCTCGCTGACCCTCGACGTCAAGGGGACCGGCGGCTCGGGCGGCGGCGCGGGCGGTGCCTCGGGCGGAACCGGCTCCGCCACGACGGGCGGCGGCTCCTCCGGCGGGCAGCTGCCGCAGACCGGACCCGCGGACTCCGCCGTGGCGCTGGGCACCCTCGGCGGCACTGTGCTGCTGGCCGGGGCGGCCGGCGCGCTCTGGCTGACCCGCCGTCACCAGCGGGTGTGA
- a CDS encoding COG1470 family protein, translated as MPFRTRTAVSGAVLATAAVLLGPAAAVARPAAAPAPAGWSAAPAPGDGAEPSAQDRPYFYLEGAPGTVLSDRLSLRNPTGHAVTVRLRGSAPGWWLSLASTEVKVPPHTRASVPFTVTVPRDAAPGDRSGALIVTGGGKGSGGGGRDAVPVHLRVTGQGLSALTVEQVSVHGRDGAAVIRYTLVNRGNTALTPRLAVRADGLFGPVLRRAPRTLPTVLRPGQGVDLTEKWPDPPGLDAVEIRLTVTAGGGVQGSATATYTVAPWWAVAGGALLLAAGAGGLMAVRRRRRTRAAGPGPGTSGVRGAGPAPRAAEEPRPPGGDRADAAGQLAGSGSGARS; from the coding sequence ATGCCGTTCCGTACCCGCACAGCGGTCAGCGGTGCGGTCCTCGCGACCGCCGCCGTCCTGCTGGGCCCCGCCGCGGCCGTGGCCCGGCCGGCCGCCGCCCCGGCACCCGCCGGCTGGTCCGCGGCGCCCGCGCCCGGCGACGGCGCCGAGCCGAGCGCACAGGACCGCCCGTACTTCTATCTGGAGGGCGCGCCGGGCACCGTCCTGAGCGACCGGCTGTCCCTGCGCAACCCCACCGGCCACGCCGTCACCGTACGGCTGCGCGGCTCCGCGCCCGGCTGGTGGCTCTCGCTCGCCTCGACGGAGGTGAAGGTCCCGCCGCACACCCGGGCGAGCGTGCCGTTCACGGTGACCGTGCCGCGCGACGCGGCCCCCGGTGACCGCTCCGGCGCGCTGATCGTCACGGGCGGCGGCAAGGGGAGCGGCGGGGGCGGGCGGGACGCCGTACCGGTCCATCTGCGGGTGACCGGGCAGGGGTTGTCCGCGCTGACCGTCGAGCAGGTGTCGGTGCACGGCCGGGACGGTGCGGCAGTCATCCGGTACACGCTGGTCAACCGCGGCAACACGGCGCTCACGCCGCGGCTCGCGGTCCGCGCCGACGGGCTCTTCGGCCCCGTGCTGCGGCGGGCCCCGCGCACCCTGCCGACCGTGCTGCGGCCCGGCCAGGGCGTCGACCTGACGGAGAAGTGGCCCGATCCGCCCGGTCTGGACGCGGTGGAGATACGGCTCACGGTGACGGCGGGCGGCGGCGTCCAGGGGTCCGCCACCGCCACGTACACCGTGGCCCCCTGGTGGGCGGTGGCCGGCGGGGCGCTCCTCCTGGCGGCGGGCGCGGGCGGCCTGATGGCCGTACGCCGACGGCGGCGCACTCGGGCCGCGGGCCCGGGACCGGGCACGAGCGGGGTACGGGGTGCCGGTCCCGCGCCCCGGGCGGCCGAGGAACCGCGGCCACCCGGGGGCGACAGGGCGGACGCGGCGGGGCAGTTGGCCGGCAGCGGTTCAGGAGCGCGCTCGTGA